From the genome of Leptolyngbyaceae cyanobacterium:
AAAGCAGAACAAGGCAAGTGTTATCATCCTGATGCTACCTTTCATTATCCCATTTATCTCGAACCAGATGTCGAGCAGTTTGTGACTAAAATTGCTGAACATAAAAATATTGATGTTCAAGTTTTGGTCAATGAATGGCTGAGAAATAACATTAAACTCATTCAAAGCGTTGAGTAGGTGAGAAACCGGGTTTCTCGATCAACTCTGGATGAGTCTGCCTTAATCATAACAGAAACCCGGTTTCTTAACCCTAGATAGCGATAGATTATTGAATCTGTTAAACTTATGTAAAGAAGAGAAAGGGAGTCAAACAAAATGACAAATATTCAATCAATAACAACTGCCATAACATCCCTTTACAAACAGGATTTTTATCTGTGGTTACAGACAAATATCAATTTATTAAAAGAGGGGAAATTTGCCGAAATAGATTTAGAAAACTTACTAGAGGAACTGGAAAGTATGGGGAGAAGCGATAAAAATGCTTTAAAAAGTAATCTAAGGGTACTTCTCATGCACTTACTCAAGTATAAATATCAGCCAAAAAAACGAACAAATAGTTGGAATTACACCATTATAGAACATCGTATTCGCCTCCG
Proteins encoded in this window:
- a CDS encoding DUF29 domain-containing protein, whose product is MTNIQSITTAITSLYKQDFYLWLQTNINLLKEGKFAEIDLENLLEELESMGRSDKNALKSNLRVLLMHLLKYKYQPKKRTNSWNYTIIEHRIRLRDTFKTSPSLYRFFEEIFNEAYQDARELAAAETGLSIKIFPPESPFTVEEVLNADFLPAESDEPGNIE